Within the Tursiops truncatus isolate mTurTru1 chromosome 19, mTurTru1.mat.Y, whole genome shotgun sequence genome, the region GGTAACGTGAAAATCAGTCACTGAAGGAGACAAGGGCATGAAGCCTGCAGGAGGGAGACTCACGGACATGGCCCCTGTGACCACACTTCAAGAGGGGCTGCCAGGGCAACTGTGACACTGGCAGATCTGGGGGAAAACTGCCACCACTAATGCCCCTTCACACAGTCAGAACTTCCCTGTTAACAAGGGCCATTCGCTGCACTAGCAAGGAGAGGCCTGCGGGATGGGGGAGCAGGAGAAAGAACACCACAGGGTCCCTTCCACTCTGAGTACAGCATTCCATCACACAGAGGTATTGCCTCTTGGGCCCCAGAAATCACCCCATCACCACCACGCCATTGTGCCTCACCTGTGAGCTCAGCGGCTGGACCGGCCACCCCCTGGGCTTCGGTGCTGCCGGGAACAGGGTTGGGGGTGGTCACCTGGGGACTGCTTGGGCGTGAGGCATCCTGGGGCGGGACCAGAGCAGGCTTGGGCAGAGGCGGAGGGGTAGAGACAGCAGGTGGGCTCTGGAGCAGATCTTCGGGTGGCGGCACAGGCACCGCCACAGGTGGTGAGCTCCATGCCTCCTTGTTCACCAGCAGCACCTCGATGGGGCCACTTATGCTCTTCAGGTGAATCTGGTACTTCTTCTGCCCATTGAGGCCCTACCGGTGGGTGAGGGTGTGGGGTGGAGGACAGGTGGAATTGGAAGCAGGCCCGGCTCCTGCCTGACCCTGGGCAAGGGCCAGTGTCCTCTCCCACCCTAGGCTGCCCGTTCTCCTAGATAACCTCAAACCCCAGGCCTCCCCCTACCTGCCCCACCCGGGACTTATCGGGCTCCACAGCCAGCACCCGCCCTCAACCAACCCCACATGGCTGGGCTGAGCACCCACCTCTGGGATGGGCACCTCCAGGCTGGTGCCCGATGGGGCCCGGATGGCAAGGAGGGTGTCTCCTAGGATGACAAGGAGGATGGATCAAGGCCCACGGGATCAATCTGAACTGAGAATGGAGTGCCTATCCCTTAGAGTAAGGAAGGAGATCATGGTTTCTGAGGAGCTGGACAGTAGGCTGGGGCAGAGAACTAAAGCTTTTCTCCTCCTAAGAGCCCAGGGGTCAGCAATCAGAAAATCTGGGTTCAGACACATAGAGCAAAAGATTGCTGGCCATGGGCACCTCACTTGATTGACGGGGCTGCTCCCCAAGCGTAGATGTTCTAGCCAAGGCCAACATCCCTTCCCCTGAACCAGACTGGGAGAGGCAAGATGAACAAGAAGCAGTTCCTGTACCTACAAGGCAACTAAACTAACTGTAGATTGGAAGTGGGCACCGTTGCCCCCTGCATACAAGCATACATGAACATGCAAACACACGTTCTCCCTTGTATGCTTCTGTCACACGTGAGAAGCCAAACCTAGGGGACGATGCAGGTAGGGATTGACCCAGGGACCCAGCCCAGGATTCTTGTACCCTCTCAGTATGGTTAGCCTCCATAGGGTCCCAGTGACCCTCAAACCCAGGACTTACCCTGTCTGGTTCTTCTTTGGGCGGGCCCCAGGAACCCTCTTAAGAGACAGAAATCTCTTGGGCACTGAGTCCACTGCTCAGGGCTGTGGCTcaacccatccccacccccatctccccctACCCAGGCTCTGCTCACCAGCAAAGCATCTGCAGATGTCCTCATGAGTCACGTAGGCCAAGGTGTGGGGGTTAAGGAGAACGGCTGATACCCTGCCCGTGGCGACAGATGGCTGACCACAGAGAAGACCCAGCTCTCCAGCAGAGGTCTGACATATATGCTCTCAAAGAAAGTCCTGAGGCCTGGGGTCTACATGGGGAGGGATCACAGTCCAAGACTGGTGGGCGAGAGGCTCTGAGGAGGGAGCCTGAGGCTGGAACCTGGCCAGGAGCTGTAGGACCACCCTCCCAAGAGGGATAGGGACTAGTGGACCACAAGCAAACCCAGCTGGACTAGAGGGCCCCTCGCCCACTCCCCTGGAGCAGGGACTGCCAGGAGGATATCAGCTGTTCTGCACATCCTCTGTGACGTTCCGGATGCTCTGCTGCACCCACACCTTGTGCTGGTCTAGTTCTTGCTCTCGCTGCTGCAGCTCCTCGATCTCTGCCTTGAGCTCAATCAGCTTGTCCGCGATCTCCCGGGTATTGCAGCCAGGCCCCACGCCCCTGAGCCCGGGGAGTGGAGCTGAGAGGGGCTGCCAGGAACTCTGGGTCCCACGGCCCCTGCTCTCTCTTgcaccctccaccccacacccctgACGCTTCTGGGTAGGAGATCCCGTTGCCCTCCCTGGTGCCCCCACTCACTTCCACTGGATGCTATTCTTGGATTTTTTCTCGATCAGCCCGATACCTTCCAGCACGTTAGTAATGTCATAAATCCGCCGCTTCTGGCGAACAGCTAGGGTGTCAGCTGCCTGGCAGGCAGAAGAGAGTGGGGAATGCTCAGCCCCACTCTCAGGTGAGACTTAGTCTGGAGTAGTCTGAAAAGGGGGTGGCCTTGATTCCAACCCTCCTCCCAGGCACTACAGCAGCTCGGGACTGTGGGGCGGGAAGAGGCCTGGCGCCGCCTGAGCTGGTGTTCTGATGCTCTTCTCCCCACACCTGCCGGGGAGGGCCACGAGGACCAACACCTGCAGCCCCAAGCCTGGCACATAGCTGACGCCCAATGGCCTCGGCCGAATGAATGAAACAGCTCCCGGCCTCCCTCCTGTGAGAAAGCACATGGATGGCGGCCTGTTCTGAGGGCTCAGCTGGGCCGCCCCGGGGGTTCCCGCTACCGGCCCAGGCCTGGTCCACCTTCCCCCCTGTCGCCCCTTAGCCCGGGCCTCACCAGCTTGAGGTCAAGCACGCCGTCCTTTGCCTCCTGCAGAAGCGACACGAACTTGGTAGTGAGAAGTCCCAAACTCTTCTCGTGCCGGCTTGGGGTGCCCGGGGGCGGCGGCGCCTGTGGCCCGGCCTCCGCCATAGCGCCCTCCCGCCACCTCCCCTCAGCCAGGCCAAGCCAGGCCGGCGCCGCCGCCACTTCCGCTTCCGTTCCTGGCCTCCTGGCCGCCGGCGCCAGCATCGCTGCTTCCGCTTCCGCTTCCGCTCCGCACCCCCCCAGGGAATCCAGCACAATTCACCTCTGCGAACACAGCCGAAAAACTTCGGGGACCATCAACAATTGTCCAACCGCCGAAGAGGACGAAAATAACCCCAGGATCCCCGGAGACCAGCGTTGTTACGGAAGGATGTGGAGGAAGTCTTTGGGCAGCCCCGGCAGCAGGGAAGGAGGAGCCACTGGAACCTTACGGGCTGGTCAACCTGCCGCAACTCCACTAACTCTACCCCAACCCGCATCTCAGGAGAGGAGACTGTGCCGCCTGATGAACCCAGTGTGTTTCCCCAAACCTGCTCCTAAAGGCTGCCACACTGTTTGGGATCACCCATCCTATTGCTGTCCTTCACTTCCTGCCAAACAGCAAGCACTAACTACATCTAGCTTGTCCACTTGTCTCCATCCCCACTCTCTTTCCCTGACCCCAGCCTCATCTTTCTCTTATCTCCACACTGCAGTGCTCAGAAGCCATGGGATTATAACCACTTTTCAACCAGTGCAAACATGTTTAcctatgtgtaaatatatgtaaagcgCTTAGAGCTGTTCCTGGCATGTGGGAGGACTGTGTGTTTGCTAGTATCATTTCGTTATTTTTAACattgtcattatttattattgtttactTTAGATCAAGTTGTTTGGGAAACAGGGATGTGCCTGCAAGAAGTTTACTGAGAAGCCACACTTGTAAAGGAGTAAGACAGGCAGAATCGGGCAGAGAGGAGAATTAAACTGCTATGCAGTTAAAATAGAGGcctcagagacttccctggccgtccagtggttaagactttgccttgcaatgcagggggtgtgggttcgatccctggtcagggagctaagatcccacatgcctcacggccaaaataccaaaacgtaaaacagaagcaatattgtaacaaattcaatagagactttaaaaatggtccacatcaaaaaactcttgggcttccctggtggcgcagtggtttagagtccgcctgccgatgcaggggacgcgggttcgtgccccggtccgggaagatcccacatgccgcggagcgcctgggaccgtgagccatggccgctgagcctgcgcatccggagcttgtgctctgcaacgggagaggccacaacagtgagaggcccgcgtaccgcagaaataaataaataaataaaataagcaaatttatttttttaaaaaatctttaaaacagagAACTTGGCCCATCCTACTCGGAGCTCTGAAACTGGGGTGACTCTTCCAAGGCCTTCCAAGGCAAGGGTACCTGGCCTTTATACCCTAACATTGACTGAGAGACTCAGCTGTGAGACCTCAGCAGCCTACATTTCTGGCAGCTGGGGGAACAAGTATCTTTGTCCTGAAGGGTGGATTCGGGTAATAGCCAGTGTCCACTACATTATTACTACCTAGTAGTCCCTTCCATGGCTCCCTTTAACTCCCAAGACAAACATAGCTTTCATAGCCCTTCCACCTGTCTCTGCGATCACCTACCACACACCGTCTTCACGACAGCCTGTCATCTCTTGCTCCTGTGCAGAGGCACACCCACCTCTGAAGGGCCCGTCAACACAGTTGTCACACTGTGATGTTGCCTACACCCATATTTGCACACCTCGCTCTCCATCCAGGTTGGGGCCATCTAGTTCA harbors:
- the E2F4 gene encoding transcription factor E2F4 isoform X3, with protein sequence MAEAGPQAPPPPGTPSRHEKSLGLLTTKFVSLLQEAKDGVLDLKLAADTLAVRQKRRIYDITNVLEGIGLIEKKSKNSIQWKGVGPGCNTREIADKLIELKAEIEELQQREQELDQHKVWVQQSIRNVTEDVQNSCLAYVTHEDICRCFAGDTLLAIRAPSGTSLEVPIPEGLNGQKKYQIHLKSISGPIEVLLVNKEAWSSPPVAVPVPPPEDLLQSPPAVSTPPPLPKPALVPPQDASRPSSPQVTTPNPVPGSTEAQGVAGPAAELTGLTALDTRPLQSSALLDSSSSSSSNSSSSGPNPSTSFEPIKADPTGVLELPKELSEIFDPTRECMSSELLEELMSSEVFAPLLRLSPPPGDHDYIYNLDESEGVCDLFDVPVLNL
- the E2F4 gene encoding transcription factor E2F4 isoform X1, which codes for MAEAGPQAPPPPGTPSRHEKSLGLLTTKFVSLLQEAKDGVLDLKLAADTLAVRQKRRIYDITNVLEGIGLIEKKSKNSIQWKGVGPGCNTREIADKLIELKAEIEELQQREQELDQHKVWVQQSIRNVTEDVQNSCLAYVTHEDICRCFAGDTLLAIRAPSGTSLEVPIPEGLNGQKKYQIHLKSISGPIEVLLVNKEAWSSPPVAVPVPPPEDLLQSPPAVSTPPPLPKPALVPPQDASRPSSPQVTTPNPVPGSTEAQGVAGPAAELTVSAIPGTDNKDGGELSSLPLGLTALDTRPLQSSALLDSSSSSSSNSSSSGPNPSTSFEPIKADPTGVLELPKELSEIFDPTRECMSSELLEELMSSEVFAPLLRLSPPPGDHDYIYNLDESEGVCDLFDVPVLNL
- the E2F4 gene encoding transcription factor E2F4 isoform X2 translates to MAEAGPQAPPPPGTPSRHEKSLGLLTTKFVSLLQEAKDGVLDLKLAADTLAVRQKRRIYDITNVLEGIGLIEKKSKNSIQWKGVGPGCNTREIADKLIELKAEIEELQQREQELDQHKVWVQQSIRNVTEDVQNSCLAYVTHEDICRCFAGDTLLAIRAPSGTSLEVPIPEGLNGQKKYQIHLKSISGPIEVLLVNKEAWSSPPVAVPVPPPEDLLQSPPAVSTPPPLPKPALVPPQDASRPSSPQVTTPNPVPGSTEAQGVAGPAAELTVSAIPGTDNKDGGELSSLPLGLTALDTRPLQSSALLDSSSSSSSNSSSSGPNPSTSFEPIKADPTGGLILLGPQALLSLSSLNDTSSPVSLSFFFPISSVFGLLDKVISILLHTLVS